Genomic DNA from Vreelandella subglaciescola:
TTCGTGTTCATCGATACGGATCCGCCGAGTTGTTGCTTCGGCAAAATAGCCCAGCATCAGCGAGTGCGGAAACGGCCACGCTTGGCTGTGGTGATAACGCAGGTTATCGATGTGCACGCCCACCTCTTCAAAGACTTCCCGGTGCACGGCCTCCTCGGCCGACTCACCCGGCTCGATAAACCCGGCCAGCGTGGAATACTGCCCCGGCCGAAAGCGCGGGCTGCGCCCCAGCAGCATCGCTTCACCGCAGGTCACCAGCGTAATGATGCACGGCGAAATACGCGGATAGTTGCGGTGCCCACAGGCGTGACAGTGCATGGCGAACTCGGCGGCAAGCCTGGTTGCGCGTGCGCCGCAGCGCCCGCAGAAGCGATGATTCTGCAGCCAGGCCCCTACCTGTAGCGCCGTGGATAGCAGGCTGAACCAGCGGTGTGACAGCTCGGCCATCCATTGGCGTCCGTCAATCCAGCTATTGTCAGGGGCGTCAGCCACCGCCAGCGCGACCGGCTCGTCCTGCCAGTAGCACAAGGGCTGCATGGTTTCATCCCAGCTCTGCCAGGGCTGAAGCGGTATCAGCGCTGTTTCGCCGGCGGCGGGCGCGGGCGCAATCTTGTTGTGGGAAATAACAATCACACGGCCGGCACTGACGCCGGCAGGAATTTCACGCCTGAGCATCGTGGACCTCACCCTCCTGCCAGCGCAGCTGGTGCGCGGTGCACTTGGTCTGATGGGCGGCTTCTTCTTCGGCGCTGGGCGCAACCACGCGCAGACGGCCCGGCGCCAGCGACATCCGCTGTATGGCAAGCCCCTGAGCGCCTTCGCCATTGCCATTGGCGGGCTCATCGCTTGGCGCCTCGGCATCCAGCGTCAGCATCGTTTGCCCGCCGGTCATCGCCAGGTAGACGTCAGCCAGAATTTCGGCATCGAGCAAGGCGCCGTGGAGCACACGGTGGCCGTTCTCGATATCGTAACGCTTGCACAGCGCATCAAGGGTGTTGCGCTGGCCCGGGTGTTTTTTCCGCGCCATGGTCAGCGTATCAAGGATGCCACAGTGCTCGGCCACCGGGGCAAACGCCGGCGCCGGGCGCTGCTTATTCAGCCGCGCTATCTCGTGGTCGATAAAGCCCACGTCAAAGGGCGCGTTATGGATGACCAGCTCGGCCCCTTCGATAAACGCCCAGAACGCATCGGCCACCTGGGCAAACACCGGCTCATTGGCGACCTTGTCATCGTCGATACCGTGAATCGCCACCACTTCGGCGTCGATGTGGCGCTCGGGGTTGATGTACTGATGGTAGGTGCGTCCGGTCAAACGCCGGTT
This window encodes:
- the nudC gene encoding NAD(+) diphosphatase, with product MLRREIPAGVSAGRVIVISHNKIAPAPAAGETALIPLQPWQSWDETMQPLCYWQDEPVALAVADAPDNSWIDGRQWMAELSHRWFSLLSTALQVGAWLQNHRFCGRCGARATRLAAEFAMHCHACGHRNYPRISPCIITLVTCGEAMLLGRSPRFRPGQYSTLAGFIEPGESAEEAVHREVFEEVGVHIDNLRYHHSQAWPFPHSLMLGYFAEATTRRIRIDEHEISDAAWFSPRQLPGLPQPYSIARELIEVHLAKWRS
- the dnaQ gene encoding DNA polymerase III subunit epsilon — encoded protein: MRQVILDTETTGIDPRQGHRLVEIGAVEMVNRRLTGRTYHQYINPERHIDAEVVAIHGIDDDKVANEPVFAQVADAFWAFIEGAELVIHNAPFDVGFIDHEIARLNKQRPAPAFAPVAEHCGILDTLTMARKKHPGQRNTLDALCKRYDIENGHRVLHGALLDAEILADVYLAMTGGQTMLTLDAEAPSDEPANGNGEGAQGLAIQRMSLAPGRLRVVAPSAEEEAAHQTKCTAHQLRWQEGEVHDAQA